In Candidatus Margulisiibacteriota bacterium, the sequence CTGCATTCAAGCACTTCGATCAACTTTCCTGTTCTTTTTAAAAAGCCGATGGTCTTTATCATGGCTCCGGGGATCAAAGGCAGTTATTATGAGTCCCAAATATCGGGGATGGCCGGTATGTTCGGCGTGATCCCCTATACGGGAGAGCCTGGGCTGGGTTTGGAGGAGACGATGGCGAGACCTGCCGGATCATTTGGCGTGTACAAGGAAAGTTATATAAAAACGGAGGGATCGGAGGAAAAATATTTTTGGGAAATAATTGCGGATAAAATACTCGGGGAAATAAAGGAGAATAACTGATGAGCGAATTAAAAGGCAAGGCGGTTCTGATAACGGGAGGTACGGGTTCTTTTGGGAAGAAGTTTTGCAAGATCGTTCTTGACGAGATCAAACCGGCAAAACTGATAGTCTACAGCAGGGACGAGCTGAAACAATTTGAGATGCAGCAGCAATTCTCCGAATACAAGAATATAAGATATTTTATAGGCGATGTAAGGGACAAAGAAAGGCTGTTAAGGGCGCTTAACGGCGTTGATTATATTGTGCATGCCGCCGCGTTAAAACAAGTCCCGGCTATGGAATACAATCCGTCGGAAGCAATAAAGACCAATATTCAGGGGGCTATGAACGTGATAGATGCTGCTTTGGACAGGGGCATTAAAAAGGTCATTGCTCTAAGCACCGATAAAGCCTGCAATCCCATAAACCTGTACGGAGCGACCAAATTATGCTCGGACAAGCTGTTTGTTGCCGCAAATTCATATTCGGGAAATCACGGCGCAAGGTTTGCAGTTGTGCGGTACGGAAATGTTGTTGGCAGCCGGGGCAGTGTTGTACCGTTCTTTCAAAAAATGAAAGAAAGCGGTGTTCTGCCGATAACCGATCCGCAGATGACCAGGTTCTGGATAACGCTTGAACAGGGCGTCAGATTTGTGATAAAGGCCTTTGAAAGGATGCACGGAGGAGAGCTGTTTGTTCCAAAGATCCCCAGCATGAACATAATGGACCTGGCAAAAGCTATTGCTCCTGAGTGCAAGACAAAGGTTGTCGGCATCAGACCGGGAGAAAAGATGCATGAGGTCATGATATCGGAGGACGATGCCAGAAATACAAAGGAACTTGAAGATTGTTATGTGATACAGCCGGCATTTAACTGGTGGGACGATGAAAATCATTCTGACGGGACTCCG encodes:
- the pseB gene encoding UDP-N-acetylglucosamine 4,6-dehydratase (inverting); the encoded protein is MSELKGKAVLITGGTGSFGKKFCKIVLDEIKPAKLIVYSRDELKQFEMQQQFSEYKNIRYFIGDVRDKERLLRALNGVDYIVHAAALKQVPAMEYNPSEAIKTNIQGAMNVIDAALDRGIKKVIALSTDKACNPINLYGATKLCSDKLFVAANSYSGNHGARFAVVRYGNVVGSRGSVVPFFQKMKESGVLPITDPQMTRFWITLEQGVRFVIKAFERMHGGELFVPKIPSMNIMDLAKAIAPECKTKVVGIRPGEKMHEVMISEDDARNTKELEDCYVIQPAFNWWDDENHSDGTPVPEGFKYSSGDNKQWLEVDELRKIIKNI